From Vallitalea longa, one genomic window encodes:
- the glpK gene encoding glycerol kinase GlpK: protein MVKKYVMALDQGTTSSRAIIFNHEGKIINTSQKEFTQIYPNPGWVEHDAMEIWGTQSGVAREVLETSGISPEEVAAIGITNQRETTVVWDKNTGKPIYNAIVWQCRRTADICDKLKEHGLEDYIKENTGLIIDAYFSGTKIKWILDNVEGAREKADRGELLFGNIDTWLIWNLTRGKVHVTDYSNASRTMLYNIKELKWDETILEELNIPSSMLPEVRQSSEIYGYTDSKTFGGAKIPIAGIAGDQQAALFGQACFEPGMAKNTYGTGCFMLMNTGEDMVISDSGLLTTIAWGVDGKVEYALEGSIFVAGASVQWLRDELKLVESAKDTEYFATQVEDTNGVYVVPAFVGLGAPYWDMYARGIIVGLTRGANKNHIIRATLESIAYQARDVLEVMQEDSKIELQSLKVDGGAVANNFLMQFQSDVLGVAVDRPVITETTALGAAFLAGLAVGFWDSKEEIAKMWAMDRHFEPVMENEYKEKKYSGWKKAVKRSYMWENPEDEKYTS, encoded by the coding sequence ATGGTAAAAAAATATGTAATGGCGTTGGATCAAGGAACTACAAGTTCTAGAGCAATAATTTTTAATCATGAAGGTAAGATAATCAATACAAGTCAAAAAGAATTTACTCAGATTTATCCTAATCCAGGTTGGGTTGAACATGATGCTATGGAGATATGGGGAACTCAAAGTGGTGTTGCTAGAGAAGTTCTAGAAACATCGGGAATATCACCTGAAGAGGTAGCAGCAATAGGTATTACCAATCAAAGGGAAACTACTGTGGTATGGGATAAAAATACAGGAAAACCAATATACAATGCTATTGTGTGGCAATGCAGGAGAACAGCAGATATATGCGATAAATTGAAAGAACATGGTCTGGAAGACTATATAAAAGAAAATACAGGATTAATTATTGATGCTTATTTTTCAGGTACCAAGATCAAGTGGATACTTGATAATGTTGAAGGTGCAAGAGAGAAAGCGGATAGAGGAGAATTATTATTTGGTAATATAGATACATGGTTGATATGGAATCTTACAAGAGGAAAAGTACATGTGACAGATTATTCTAATGCATCTAGAACAATGTTGTACAACATAAAAGAGTTGAAATGGGATGAAACAATACTAGAAGAACTGAACATACCTTCTTCTATGCTTCCAGAAGTAAGACAATCAAGTGAGATATATGGATATACTGATTCTAAGACATTCGGAGGTGCAAAGATACCAATTGCAGGCATAGCAGGAGATCAGCAAGCAGCATTATTCGGTCAGGCATGTTTTGAACCTGGAATGGCTAAGAATACATATGGTACAGGATGCTTTATGCTTATGAATACTGGTGAAGATATGGTTATATCTGATAGTGGATTGTTGACAACTATCGCATGGGGAGTAGATGGTAAAGTAGAATATGCCCTTGAAGGAAGTATTTTCGTGGCTGGAGCTTCTGTACAGTGGCTTAGGGATGAATTGAAATTAGTTGAAAGCGCTAAGGATACTGAATATTTTGCAACACAAGTTGAAGATACCAATGGTGTATATGTAGTTCCTGCATTTGTTGGACTGGGAGCTCCTTATTGGGATATGTATGCCAGAGGAATAATCGTAGGTCTGACTCGTGGAGCAAATAAAAATCATATTATTAGAGCTACACTGGAATCCATTGCATATCAGGCAAGAGATGTTCTTGAAGTGATGCAGGAAGATTCTAAAATAGAACTTCAATCATTGAAAGTTGACGGAGGAGCGGTTGCCAATAATTTCTTGATGCAGTTTCAATCAGATGTTCTTGGAGTAGCTGTTGATAGACCTGTAATTACAGAGACTACAGCCCTAGGAGCGGCATTTTTAGCTGGTTTGGCAGTTGGATTCTGGGATAGTAAAGAAGAAATCGCTAAGATGTGGGCTATGGATAGACATTTTGAACCTGTAATGGAAAATGAATATAAGGAAAAGAAATATTCTGGATGGAAGAAGGCAGTTAAAAGATCATATATGTGGGAAAATCCAGAAGATGAAAAGTATACAAGTTAA
- a CDS encoding glycerol-3-phosphate responsive antiterminator, translating to MNYNQVNSFNNQMEVNPIIAAVNNLDKLDAAIQSPCKVIFLLTGNIFNLKEIVQKVKNNNMDIYIHFDLLQGFAKDSIALDYISKEIKPDGIITTKSCLIKKAKNLNLWAIQRLFIFDSMSLETGINSVNITKPDTIEILPGAIPKIITEIHNRTNIPLIAGGLIRNKEDVIECLKAGAQGISASGEKIWHM from the coding sequence ATGAATTACAATCAAGTTAATAGTTTTAATAATCAAATGGAAGTTAACCCTATTATTGCAGCAGTTAACAATTTGGATAAACTTGATGCGGCTATCCAATCACCTTGCAAAGTCATTTTCTTATTGACGGGTAATATTTTTAATCTAAAAGAAATAGTACAGAAAGTCAAGAACAACAACATGGACATATATATACATTTTGATTTATTGCAAGGTTTTGCTAAAGATTCAATAGCACTAGATTACATTAGTAAAGAAATAAAACCTGATGGAATTATTACAACAAAAAGCTGTCTCATTAAAAAAGCTAAAAATCTGAATCTATGGGCGATACAAAGACTTTTTATTTTTGATTCTATGTCACTAGAAACAGGGATCAACAGTGTGAATATAACAAAACCCGATACAATAGAAATTCTACCTGGAGCAATACCCAAAATTATTACTGAGATACATAATAGAACAAACATACCTTTAATAGCTGGAGGACTTATCAGGAATAAAGAAGATGTAATTGAATGTCTTAAAGCGGGTGCTCAGGGGATTTCTGCAAGTGGAGAAAAGATTTGGCACATGTAA
- a CDS encoding TM1266 family iron-only hydrogenase system putative regulator, which yields MKRVAVISAILEKPEDTQNIFNNIVASYKDMVKGRMGLPLIEEGVSIISITVVGEINDINSLNGKLGKLPNTQVKTSISKKEIE from the coding sequence TTGAAAAGAGTTGCAGTAATAAGTGCTATATTAGAAAAGCCAGAAGACACACAAAATATTTTTAATAATATTGTTGCCTCTTATAAAGATATGGTAAAAGGACGTATGGGACTTCCATTGATAGAAGAAGGAGTTTCTATTATCAGTATTACAGTAGTAGGCGAAATCAATGATATAAATAGCCTTAACGGTAAACTTGGAAAATTACCAAATACTCAAGTAAAAACATCTATATCTAAAAAAGAAATAGAATAA
- the hydG gene encoding [FeFe] hydrogenase H-cluster radical SAM maturase HydG, with protein sequence MDTKKWVDQVIKQDQIDKYLINGKDFIDEDEIYSKLNSNKDCSKEKIRAIMEKSLSIQRLNFDETATLLNVTDEDMWEEMYEAAAEVKRRVYDNRIVFFAPLYCGNLCVNSCKYCGFRKENAAEERKVLTEEEIRKETDYILSQGHKRVIVVYGEHPKTDANYIANSMKTVYDVKRKSNNGKTSYIRRINVNAAPMSIEDLKMLKEVGIGTYQVFQETYHKPTYELVHPAGLKANYRWRLYALHRAMDAGIDDVAVGALFGLYDWRFDVMGLMYHTDDLERQFGIGPHTISFPRLTPASGSKLSTDSKYIVDNKNFKKIVTVLRLAVPYTGLIITARENPEVRDEVVKVGCTQLDASTKIGIGAYDKAARNEKEDKEQFTIGDKRSLDEVVNKLARMGKITSFCTAGYRCGRTGDKIMNLLESGTEGKFCKLNAVLTFREYLDDYASEETKKIGEELIKKELEEINNIEFYKNNKLLDVVNDYYKRISEGERDLYV encoded by the coding sequence ATGGATACTAAAAAATGGGTAGACCAAGTAATAAAACAAGATCAAATTGACAAATATTTAATTAATGGTAAGGATTTTATTGACGAAGATGAAATTTATAGCAAATTGAATTCTAACAAAGATTGTAGTAAAGAAAAAATTAGAGCTATAATGGAGAAATCTTTATCTATACAAAGATTGAATTTTGATGAAACAGCTACATTACTTAATGTAACAGATGAAGATATGTGGGAAGAAATGTATGAAGCTGCAGCTGAAGTCAAGAGAAGAGTATATGATAATAGAATTGTATTTTTTGCACCATTATATTGTGGAAATTTATGTGTTAACAGTTGTAAATACTGTGGATTCAGAAAAGAAAATGCTGCGGAAGAAAGAAAAGTACTTACTGAGGAAGAGATAAGAAAAGAAACAGATTATATATTGAGTCAAGGTCATAAAAGGGTAATTGTTGTATATGGTGAACATCCCAAAACAGATGCTAACTACATAGCTAACAGTATGAAAACAGTATATGACGTTAAAAGAAAATCTAATAACGGAAAGACATCATATATAAGAAGAATTAATGTCAATGCTGCTCCAATGAGTATAGAAGACTTAAAAATGTTAAAAGAGGTTGGCATAGGAACATACCAAGTTTTTCAAGAGACATATCATAAACCAACATATGAGTTAGTTCATCCAGCAGGATTAAAAGCAAATTATAGATGGAGATTATATGCTCTACATAGAGCTATGGATGCTGGTATTGATGATGTTGCTGTAGGAGCATTATTTGGTTTATATGATTGGCGTTTTGATGTCATGGGACTTATGTATCATACAGATGATCTTGAAAGACAATTTGGCATAGGACCTCATACAATATCATTCCCTAGACTAACACCAGCTTCTGGATCCAAATTAAGCACAGATTCCAAATATATAGTTGATAATAAGAACTTCAAAAAAATAGTTACTGTTTTAAGACTTGCAGTACCTTATACTGGTTTGATTATAACTGCACGTGAAAACCCAGAAGTAAGGGATGAAGTTGTAAAAGTCGGATGTACACAATTAGATGCTTCCACTAAGATAGGTATTGGAGCATATGATAAAGCTGCTCGTAATGAAAAAGAAGATAAAGAACAATTTACTATCGGTGATAAGAGATCTCTTGATGAAGTGGTCAACAAACTTGCTAGAATGGGTAAAATCACTTCTTTCTGTACTGCTGGATATAGATGTGGAAGAACTGGAGATAAGATAATGAATCTATTGGAAAGTGGAACAGAAGGTAAATTCTGTAAGTTGAATGCAGTACTTACATTTAGAGAATATTTGGACGATTATGCATCAGAAGAAACTAAAAAAATTGGAGAAGAACTTATCAAAAAAGAGTTGGAAGAAATAAATAATATAGAATTTTATAAGAACAATAAGCTACTAGACGTAGTTAATGATTATTATAAAAGAATTTCTGAAGGGGAAAGAGATTTATATGTGTAG
- a CDS encoding metallophosphoesterase family protein, with the protein MDRVKFAIFTDLHFEHIPDGHKRIENFISNIRDVDVDFVIQLGDFCRPIEENQILLDMLDSLGKPHYHLIGNHDSDLFPKGKVMEFLHMNNSYYSFKYGKVKFIVLDTCFIKKENGYEPYCKKNYNKANDIYPILPDYELKWLESQLTDDSKYFVIFSHHSFENEFAKRGVYNREIVRELINGVNHTGKRVLLCINGHDHGDSIEKIGQTYYFGLNSMSYIWFGPQYEHFCYSDEIHKQYPFLKDMVLYEKGLYSIITITDSGGINIQGMNGHYQNISPKSLGLEGVWNGRSILPIVSSLKVE; encoded by the coding sequence ATGGATAGAGTGAAATTTGCAATATTTACAGATTTACATTTCGAACATATTCCTGACGGACATAAAAGAATTGAAAATTTCATATCAAATATTAGAGATGTAGATGTAGATTTTGTTATTCAACTTGGAGATTTTTGTAGACCAATAGAAGAAAATCAAATTTTGCTTGATATGCTTGATAGTCTAGGGAAACCTCATTATCATTTGATAGGTAATCATGATTCTGATTTATTTCCCAAGGGAAAAGTTATGGAGTTTTTACATATGAATAATAGTTACTATTCATTTAAATATGGTAAAGTTAAGTTTATTGTATTAGATACTTGCTTTATCAAAAAGGAAAATGGTTATGAACCATATTGCAAAAAAAATTATAATAAAGCTAATGATATATATCCCATTCTTCCGGATTATGAATTGAAGTGGTTGGAATCTCAATTAACTGATGATAGTAAGTATTTCGTTATTTTTTCACATCATAGTTTTGAAAATGAATTTGCTAAAAGAGGAGTATATAACAGGGAGATAGTTAGAGAGTTGATTAATGGGGTAAATCATACAGGCAAAAGAGTACTTTTATGTATAAATGGACATGACCATGGAGATTCTATTGAAAAAATTGGACAAACTTATTATTTTGGTTTGAATTCAATGTCATATATATGGTTTGGACCACAATACGAGCATTTTTGTTACTCAGATGAAATACATAAACAATACCCATTTTTGAAGGATATGGTTCTATATGAAAAAGGGTTATATAGTATCATCACAATTACAGATAGTGGTGGTATTAATATACAAGGAATGAATGGACATTACCAAAATATCTCACCAAAATCTTTGGGACTTGAGGGTGTATGGAATGGACGATCTATATTACCTATTGTATCTTCATTAAAAGTAGAGTAA